A window of Natrinema versiforme contains these coding sequences:
- a CDS encoding PadR family transcriptional regulator codes for MNSKLLPLVLLEADGGEPIEGITRYMKLVFLAQKEHLDREIYEYNPGQYGPFSKDLYDDIDKLEEEGFIERVDQTTAKGNDKQVYRLTEKGERTLRQARALPEEAFPEILDNLKDLKEEYNSMDLWDLLEYVYAEYPGMAENSVLDIPVGKAA; via the coding sequence ATGAACTCGAAGCTCCTTCCACTGGTGCTCTTAGAAGCAGATGGTGGAGAGCCAATTGAGGGGATTACCAGATACATGAAACTGGTTTTCCTTGCGCAGAAGGAGCATCTCGATAGAGAGATTTACGAGTACAATCCCGGCCAGTATGGCCCTTTCTCCAAGGACCTCTACGACGATATAGATAAATTAGAAGAGGAAGGGTTCATAGAACGGGTTGATCAAACGACAGCCAAAGGAAACGATAAGCAAGTATATCGTTTGACAGAGAAAGGGGAGAGAACGCTCAGACAGGCAAGGGCGTTACCAGAGGAAGCTTTCCCAGAAATATTAGATAATTTGAAAGATCTGAAAGAAGAATATAACTCAATGGATCTCTGGGACTTACTGGAGTATGTTTATGCGGAGTATCCAGGAATGGCTGAAAATAGCGTTCTTGATATCCCTGTTGGGAAAGCGGCTTAA